One segment of Pelotomaculum isophthalicicum JI DNA contains the following:
- a CDS encoding mannose-1-phosphate guanyltransferase produces MKAIIMAGGEGSRLRPLTCGRPKPMVPVLNRPVMTHIVELLQKNGITDIGVTLQYQPEAIRDHFSNGAEYGVNLQYFVEETPLGTAGSVKNASGFLGETFLVISGDALTDLDLSRAVEFHKRQGAMATLVLTRVDCPLEYGVVITGKDGKITQFLEKPGWSEVFSDTVNTGIYVLEPEVLEYFAPGQKFDFSQDLFPLLLRNQKPLFGLVLSGYWCDIGNLTQYLQAHHEALSGKVNINIPGTEISPGVWVGEGALINPEASIKGPALIGANCQLGAGAIIEPFTVLGPGCLVQERASIKRSVLWNNIYVGTGAALRGAVVGNRVQVQSQAGIYEGAVVGDDSIIMENSLLKPDVKLWPHKLVETGATVQQSLIWGTCSPKKIFGFEGISGLINVEVTPEFAARVGAAFGSVSGVGARLAVSADNYNASLMIKEAVISGMQSAGAEVLDLGTGITPMHRYSVRSLNCKGGVHIKVSPLTSDKVVMVFTDARGGNISRGMERKIENALAREDFPRVEVSRIIPPAAVHSMSRDYISAVCAGLNGRSLREASFKLLLCYDRINLETFVAGICGELGLSLEGDGLNRGCTEYRSWRSYQEMLPSLARNVMETGADAGAVLDPNADRLILIDNKGRVVQDDLLVALISLVILKGHGGSVVVPVTAPRAIETLAERYQGKVVRTKTALQDFLDKVLTGGNPGLEGISQFFLHFDALSALVRVLELMARHNASLSDMLDEIPSFYTDKREVPVSWDAKGRVIRYLIQDPPTSRLELLDGVKVYHRDGWALVLPDPDEPVCRVFSEGNTMEIAESLSEFYINKIADIAGVKN; encoded by the coding sequence ATGAAAGCAATTATTATGGCCGGCGGTGAAGGTTCACGTCTCAGACCGCTCACCTGCGGCAGACCCAAGCCAATGGTTCCGGTATTAAACAGGCCGGTCATGACTCATATTGTTGAGCTTTTACAAAAAAACGGCATCACTGATATAGGTGTGACCCTGCAATACCAACCGGAAGCAATTCGTGATCATTTTTCTAACGGCGCGGAGTATGGTGTAAATCTACAGTATTTTGTGGAGGAAACTCCTTTAGGAACTGCCGGCAGCGTTAAAAACGCGTCCGGTTTTCTCGGTGAGACTTTCCTGGTAATTAGCGGGGATGCATTAACAGACCTGGATCTTTCCCGGGCGGTGGAGTTTCATAAAAGGCAGGGTGCGATGGCTACCCTGGTGCTTACCAGAGTTGATTGCCCGCTGGAATACGGGGTAGTGATCACCGGTAAGGACGGAAAAATTACTCAGTTCTTGGAAAAGCCCGGTTGGAGTGAAGTTTTCAGCGATACGGTCAACACCGGTATTTACGTGCTTGAACCGGAAGTGTTGGAATATTTCGCTCCCGGTCAGAAATTTGACTTCAGCCAGGACTTATTCCCGCTGCTGTTAAGAAATCAAAAGCCTTTATTCGGTCTGGTTCTCTCAGGTTACTGGTGTGATATTGGCAATCTTACACAGTATTTGCAAGCACATCATGAAGCCCTGTCAGGTAAGGTTAACATAAATATCCCGGGTACGGAAATATCACCTGGCGTCTGGGTGGGAGAAGGTGCCCTCATCAATCCGGAAGCATCAATAAAAGGTCCTGCCCTGATCGGGGCCAACTGCCAACTGGGTGCGGGAGCGATAATCGAACCCTTTACTGTGCTCGGCCCCGGCTGCCTGGTTCAAGAGAGGGCCTCTATTAAAAGGAGCGTACTCTGGAACAATATTTACGTGGGAACCGGCGCGGCTCTTCGGGGCGCGGTGGTGGGCAACCGGGTGCAGGTACAGTCCCAGGCCGGCATTTATGAAGGCGCAGTGGTAGGCGACGATTCTATTATCATGGAAAACAGTCTTTTAAAGCCCGATGTCAAGTTGTGGCCTCACAAGCTGGTGGAAACCGGGGCTACTGTGCAACAGAGCCTGATCTGGGGGACATGCTCGCCGAAGAAAATTTTTGGTTTCGAAGGAATCAGCGGTCTCATCAATGTGGAAGTCACTCCTGAATTTGCCGCCAGGGTGGGCGCCGCTTTTGGCTCTGTGTCCGGGGTTGGGGCGCGTCTGGCCGTGAGTGCCGATAATTACAACGCGTCTCTCATGATCAAGGAAGCGGTAATAAGCGGAATGCAGTCGGCGGGTGCCGAGGTTTTAGATTTAGGGACCGGGATCACGCCGATGCACCGTTACAGTGTACGCTCCCTGAACTGCAAGGGAGGTGTGCATATCAAGGTTTCGCCGTTGACATCTGATAAGGTGGTCATGGTCTTCACGGACGCCCGGGGTGGAAACATCTCCAGAGGTATGGAGCGAAAGATCGAGAACGCGTTGGCCAGGGAAGATTTTCCACGGGTTGAAGTAAGCAGGATTATACCGCCGGCGGCAGTGCATAGTATGTCAAGGGATTATATTTCAGCCGTATGCGCCGGGCTGAACGGGCGCAGCCTGCGGGAAGCCAGTTTTAAACTGCTGTTGTGCTATGACCGAATCAACCTTGAAACTTTTGTTGCCGGTATCTGTGGGGAGTTGGGGCTTTCCCTGGAAGGCGATGGCCTTAACAGGGGTTGCACAGAATACCGCAGTTGGCGCTCCTACCAGGAAATGCTGCCGTCTCTGGCCCGCAATGTTATGGAAACCGGTGCCGACGCGGGCGCGGTGCTGGATCCCAACGCTGACCGCCTGATTTTAATAGACAACAAAGGGCGGGTCGTGCAAGACGATTTACTTGTCGCTTTAATCTCTTTGGTTATCCTGAAGGGGCATGGAGGTTCGGTTGTGGTCCCGGTAACCGCTCCCAGGGCGATAGAGACATTGGCCGAGCGCTATCAGGGCAAGGTGGTGCGGACAAAGACCGCCCTGCAGGATTTCCTGGATAAAGTGCTGACCGGTGGTAATCCAGGCTTGGAGGGAATTTCCCAATTCTTCCTGCACTTTGACGCTCTTTCGGCTTTGGTTAGAGTATTAGAGTTAATGGCACGTCACAATGCTTCTCTATCGGATATGCTGGATGAAATACCGTCGTTTTATACGGACAAGCGGGAAGTTCCGGTTTCCTGGGATGCCAAGGGCAGGGTAATCAGGTATTTGATTCAAGATCCTCCTACTAGCCGGTTGGAATTACTTGACGGTGTTAAAGTTTATCACCGGGATGGCTGGGCATTGGTGCTGCCGGACCCTGACGAGCCCGTCTGCCGGGTTTTCAGTGAAGGCAACACTATGGAAATCGCCGAGTCTCTTAGCGAGTTTTATATTAATAAAATAGCCGACATAGCGGGTGTAAAAAATTAA
- a CDS encoding Ku protein, with protein sequence MRPIWKGALSFGLVYVPVKLYSATEQKDVKFNYLHEKCKSPVQYKRYCPHCQVEVPMEEIVRGYEYEKGKYVIINEDDFEKLAGAKSGRSIEIMDFVNLEEIDPVYYEKAYYLAPGEGGAKVYELFRRAIADTGKVAVARVIIRNREALAAIRESKNILVMSTMHYPDEIRQAGTLPELNYQVDLHDNEVKMAVNLINSLSAEFQPEKYNDTYRQALMEVIQARIAGEAVAVPEKTEAGKVVDLMEALKASIELAREERDKKGNAQTRARTGKVAAKRKTS encoded by the coding sequence ATGCGCCCGATCTGGAAAGGCGCGTTAAGCTTCGGCTTGGTTTATGTGCCTGTAAAGCTGTATTCCGCGACTGAGCAGAAGGACGTCAAATTCAATTACCTGCATGAGAAATGTAAAAGTCCGGTGCAGTACAAGCGTTATTGCCCGCATTGCCAGGTTGAAGTACCTATGGAGGAAATTGTCAGAGGCTATGAATATGAAAAAGGGAAGTACGTCATTATTAACGAAGATGACTTTGAAAAGCTAGCCGGGGCCAAAAGCGGCAGAAGCATAGAAATAATGGATTTTGTAAATCTTGAGGAAATAGACCCGGTTTATTATGAAAAGGCTTATTACCTGGCTCCCGGCGAGGGTGGCGCCAAGGTTTACGAACTTTTTAGACGGGCCATAGCAGATACCGGAAAAGTGGCGGTAGCCAGGGTAATCATACGCAACAGGGAAGCCTTGGCGGCGATCAGGGAGAGCAAGAATATCCTGGTCATGAGTACTATGCATTATCCTGATGAAATTAGACAAGCCGGCACCTTGCCGGAATTAAATTACCAGGTTGACTTGCATGATAATGAAGTTAAAATGGCGGTGAATCTAATTAACAGCCTGTCAGCCGAATTTCAGCCGGAAAAATACAACGATACATACAGGCAAGCCCTCATGGAAGTAATCCAGGCCAGAATAGCAGGTGAAGCCGTGGCGGTGCCGGAGAAAACTGAAGCCGGTAAAGTTGTCGACCTGATGGAAGCGTTGAAAGCAAGTATAGAATTGGCCAGGGAAGAACGGGATAAAAAGGGGAATGCACAAACAAGGGCTCGAACGGGAAAGGTTGCGGCGAAGCGAAAAACATCGTAA
- the ligD gene encoding non-homologous end-joining DNA ligase, with translation MNGEQLPLLRPMLAVSSEPFDSAAYLYEIKWDGYRGLAYLDAGTVIRSRNLINLTGKFPELAGLHKKVRRLPAIIDGEIVVLVQGKPSFASLQSRGKMAGAGQNSRAGFYPVVFIAFDVLYANGKSVLRQPLADRKNILKEMVLPGDDILLSRYVFRDGIDFYNACVKEGLEGAVAKKVESVYLPGRRSASWKKFRNTREADLVICGYQPGVNGRGLGSLVLGGIRHGELVYQGKVGTGFNSREAEILLDGLHKIETADAPLEDLPVNERGRTRWVRPLLVCTVVYLTATAGGYLRHPVFQGVRWDKSPDECPAVTGE, from the coding sequence ATGAATGGAGAACAATTACCTCTGTTGCGCCCGATGCTGGCAGTCAGTTCGGAGCCATTTGACAGCGCCGCTTATCTGTACGAAATAAAATGGGACGGTTATCGTGGTCTTGCTTATCTTGACGCGGGCACAGTGATCCGTTCCCGTAACCTGATCAACTTAACCGGCAAATTTCCTGAGTTGGCCGGCCTGCATAAAAAAGTGCGGCGGTTGCCGGCGATTATTGACGGTGAGATAGTTGTTTTAGTGCAGGGGAAGCCTTCTTTTGCCAGTCTTCAGTCGCGCGGCAAGATGGCCGGTGCTGGTCAAAACAGCCGGGCTGGCTTTTACCCGGTTGTTTTTATAGCTTTCGACGTGTTATATGCTAATGGGAAGTCAGTGCTGAGACAGCCCTTGGCTGACAGAAAGAACATCCTAAAAGAAATGGTTTTGCCTGGAGACGATATTTTGCTGTCCCGTTATGTTTTCAGGGACGGTATTGATTTTTACAACGCCTGTGTCAAAGAAGGGCTGGAGGGCGCCGTTGCTAAAAAAGTGGAAAGTGTCTACCTGCCGGGCCGCCGGTCGGCTTCCTGGAAAAAGTTCAGAAATACCAGGGAAGCCGATCTGGTTATATGTGGTTATCAGCCCGGTGTGAACGGCCGGGGTCTGGGGTCACTCGTACTGGGCGGCATAAGGCACGGCGAACTGGTTTACCAGGGTAAGGTGGGGACAGGTTTTAACAGCCGGGAAGCAGAAATCTTACTGGACGGATTGCATAAAATTGAAACGGCGGACGCGCCTCTGGAGGACCTCCCGGTGAATGAACGTGGCCGCACCAGGTGGGTACGGCCCTTGCTGGTTTGTACGGTGGTGTACCTTACCGCTACAGCCGGCGGGTATCTCCGGCATCCTGTTTTTCAGGGTGTGCGTTGGGACAAGTCACCTGACGAGTGCCCGGCAGTGACAGGAGAATGA
- a CDS encoding serine hydrolase domain-containing protein yields MKIYHNGIQFHSKLLKIRTICIALFIIYSVVYLTNIHLLLANALELSSNAISGQNISYNNLNNELDSAILAEMNKYDIIGVSAAFVKDGQVIWSNGYGWSDLEENKQATPDTIYRLASISKTITATALMQLWEQGKFGLDDDISNYLGFEVRNPNYPDDKITFRMLLTHTSSILDGSSQGGYNKAINSTNPPLLKDLLERSGSAYSDLTWGNYRPGTNFNYSNFCAGIIACLVEKISGEGFEQYTIDHIFKPLGMDAAYDAADITNVDDIAVLYRLSGDDIVPVYDDFQAGEKPQKREYGLPLGNYYIGPAGGVRASVTDLAKFMIAHMNGGVYNDARILNKGTVDLMQQMQWSGNGLGGFYRQMGLIFHITDQLAGRTLVGHAGEAYGLVSDMYFDPVNNCGVIFVTNGGNYSFLSNGFTNIETAVINHIFNKLANSPVALTSNMT; encoded by the coding sequence ATGAAGATATATCACAATGGAATACAATTTCATAGCAAGTTATTGAAAATAAGAACAATATGTATTGCGTTATTCATTATATATTCCGTTGTTTATTTAACTAATATACACTTACTATTGGCAAATGCATTGGAATTATCCTCTAATGCTATTTCAGGGCAGAATATTTCTTATAATAATTTAAATAATGAACTAGATAGCGCTATTTTAGCGGAAATGAATAAATATGATATTATCGGGGTTTCAGCGGCATTTGTTAAAGACGGACAGGTTATCTGGTCAAATGGTTATGGGTGGTCGGATCTAGAAGAAAATAAGCAGGCCACTCCCGATACGATTTATAGGTTAGCTTCTATTTCCAAGACTATTACCGCCACTGCGTTAATGCAACTTTGGGAACAGGGTAAGTTCGGACTTGATGATGATATAAGTAATTATTTGGGATTTGAAGTCAGAAACCCTAATTATCCTGATGATAAAATAACCTTTAGAATGTTGCTCACACATACTTCCAGTATTTTGGACGGAAGCAGTCAGGGAGGTTACAACAAGGCTATAAATTCGACAAATCCGCCGCTCTTAAAAGATCTTTTAGAGCGCAGCGGTTCTGCATACAGCGATTTGACATGGGGTAATTACAGGCCGGGTACCAACTTCAACTACTCAAATTTTTGCGCTGGAATTATCGCCTGTCTGGTAGAAAAAATTTCCGGGGAAGGTTTTGAACAATATACTATTGACCATATATTCAAGCCGTTGGGGATGGATGCCGCATATGACGCGGCTGATATAACCAATGTTGATGATATTGCCGTTCTATATCGTCTGAGCGGCGATGACATTGTCCCTGTTTATGACGACTTTCAGGCGGGTGAAAAACCTCAAAAGAGAGAATACGGATTGCCCCTGGGCAATTATTATATTGGCCCCGCCGGCGGAGTACGGGCTAGCGTGACAGATCTGGCGAAATTTATGATTGCCCATATGAATGGCGGAGTATATAACGATGCGCGCATATTAAACAAGGGTACGGTAGATTTAATGCAGCAGATGCAGTGGTCCGGCAATGGTTTAGGCGGTTTTTACCGGCAAATGGGATTAATTTTTCACATTACCGATCAGTTGGCGGGACGAACACTTGTTGGACATGCAGGTGAGGCCTATGGCTTAGTTAGTGACATGTATTTTGATCCCGTCAATAATTGCGGGGTGATATTCGTAACCAACGGGGGGAATTACAGCTTTTTAAGCAACGGCTTTACCAATATTGAAACCGCTGTAATAAACCATATATTTAATAAGCTGGCCAATTCGCCTGTTGCATTGACAAGTAATATGACTTAG
- the ligD gene encoding non-homologous end-joining DNA ligase, whose product MDKVVRIDGNELKLTSLDKVMLAEGLTKAHLIDYYCRIATNILPHLYNRPIVMKRYPDGIEGEAFYQKECPDFAPQWIMRYPVKHSSKMVNYVVCNNMQTLLWLANLGCVEMHAWLARLENLESPDLAVMDLDPAEGATFRDTMEVALLVRGALEQFNLTCFPKTSGASGLHIFIPIKPVYPWQAVTAAMKFVAETVAGVYPDKATVERKIEKRAGKVYLDYLQNGRGKTMAFQYSLRPLPGAPVSTPLDWSEVEKGDIHPQDFNVKTIFTRVETQGDIYRGVLSRRQLLDELLKMV is encoded by the coding sequence ATGGATAAAGTTGTTAGGATTGATGGAAATGAATTAAAATTGACCAGTCTTGACAAGGTGATGTTAGCGGAAGGGCTGACAAAAGCCCATTTGATAGACTATTACTGCCGTATTGCAACGAATATTTTACCCCATCTTTATAACAGGCCGATTGTTATGAAACGTTATCCGGATGGTATTGAAGGAGAGGCGTTTTATCAAAAAGAATGTCCGGACTTTGCTCCCCAGTGGATAATGAGGTATCCAGTGAAGCATTCTAGCAAAATGGTAAATTACGTTGTATGTAATAACATGCAAACATTACTGTGGTTGGCTAATCTTGGTTGTGTTGAGATGCATGCCTGGCTGGCACGGTTAGAAAACCTGGAAAGTCCCGATCTGGCTGTCATGGATTTGGATCCGGCTGAAGGGGCAACTTTCCGCGACACAATGGAGGTAGCCTTATTGGTCCGTGGCGCTCTGGAGCAATTCAATCTGACTTGTTTCCCGAAAACATCCGGGGCCAGCGGGCTGCACATATTCATCCCGATTAAACCGGTTTACCCGTGGCAAGCTGTTACAGCCGCCATGAAATTCGTGGCGGAAACTGTGGCGGGAGTATATCCGGATAAAGCGACTGTCGAGAGAAAAATCGAAAAGAGAGCGGGTAAAGTGTATCTGGATTATTTGCAAAACGGCAGGGGTAAGACGATGGCCTTTCAATACAGCCTGCGGCCTTTACCCGGCGCTCCTGTTTCAACTCCGTTGGACTGGAGCGAGGTGGAAAAAGGAGATATACACCCACAGGATTTTAACGTGAAGACAATCTTTACCCGTGTTGAAACACAAGGGGATATCTACAGAGGGGTACTCAGCCGGAGACAATTATTGGATGAATTGTTGAAAATGGTTTGA
- the ytfJ gene encoding GerW family sporulation protein — protein sequence MPENHPIEGLMKTAMESIREMVDVNTVVGDPVEAPDGTVIIPVSRVACGFVAGGGNFEASRDSKQNEGDAQEPAFGGGSGAGVSVKPIGFLVVGNGQVRMLPVDGNLLADRLIDMAPHLLSQIQSIFGCGESQVGAKVNVAAQPASSISTQPLQ from the coding sequence ATGCCCGAAAACCATCCTATTGAAGGTTTGATGAAAACGGCTATGGAAAGCATCAGGGAAATGGTGGATGTGAATACAGTTGTCGGCGACCCCGTTGAGGCGCCGGATGGAACAGTGATCATTCCTGTTTCACGTGTCGCTTGCGGTTTTGTGGCGGGAGGCGGCAATTTTGAAGCCAGCCGGGATTCTAAACAAAATGAAGGTGATGCGCAAGAGCCTGCTTTTGGGGGCGGTAGCGGTGCGGGGGTTTCAGTAAAGCCGATTGGTTTTTTGGTAGTCGGCAACGGGCAGGTGAGAATGCTCCCGGTGGACGGAAATTTGTTGGCTGATCGTTTAATCGACATGGCGCCGCATTTACTTTCACAAATCCAGTCAATATTTGGCTGTGGTGAGTCACAAGTGGGAGCCAAAGTGAACGTTGCCGCCCAACCGGCTTCATCTATATCTACCCAGCCATTGCAGTAA
- the dprA gene encoding DNA-processing protein DprA, with translation MEERIYWLGWQYLLPGSGKRIWSLVEYFGSVKAAWEADAKDLSGAPGAGAEWSAGLSRRKAGLDLDSLVAKLESLGITFICHNESGYPEKLRSIFDPPPVIFMRGCLKSADNLAVAVVGARKPSPYGQLVAEKLAKDLAAVGITVVSGMARGIDTFAHKGALAGCGRTIAVLGCGPDVVYPRENKKIMERIMDNGAVVSEFPPGALPEAWHFPARNRIISGLSLGTVVVEAGERSGALITADFALEQGRDVMAVPGNVVNPLSRGPHRLIKQGARLVEGAGDILDELGMDKLFPLPDSIEEGAVKMSKEEETLYRLLSLEPVSLDELIRQSGLVPQKAIAALMYLEIKGLTRQHPGKSYTRTGRNMV, from the coding sequence TTGGAAGAAAGAATATACTGGTTGGGGTGGCAGTACCTTTTGCCTGGTTCGGGTAAGCGTATTTGGTCGCTTGTTGAGTATTTTGGCTCAGTGAAGGCGGCCTGGGAAGCTGATGCTAAAGATTTGTCGGGAGCGCCGGGTGCGGGCGCTGAATGGTCGGCGGGTCTGTCGCGGCGCAAGGCCGGGCTTGATCTTGACAGTCTGGTCGCTAAATTGGAGTCTTTAGGTATTACTTTTATATGTCATAATGAATCTGGCTATCCTGAGAAGCTGCGTTCAATTTTTGACCCTCCCCCCGTTATTTTTATGCGGGGTTGCCTGAAATCCGCGGATAACCTTGCCGTGGCGGTGGTGGGGGCGCGAAAACCTTCACCCTATGGTCAGTTGGTGGCGGAAAAGCTGGCAAAGGACTTGGCCGCTGTGGGGATAACTGTTGTAAGCGGCATGGCCAGGGGAATTGATACCTTTGCGCATAAAGGAGCCTTGGCGGGTTGTGGTAGAACTATTGCTGTCCTTGGTTGCGGACCGGATGTTGTTTATCCCAGGGAAAACAAAAAAATAATGGAGCGGATAATGGATAATGGAGCTGTAGTTAGCGAGTTTCCTCCCGGGGCGTTGCCTGAAGCGTGGCATTTCCCCGCCCGTAACCGCATCATTAGCGGTTTGTCCCTAGGGACTGTTGTAGTGGAGGCTGGTGAAAGAAGCGGCGCTTTGATTACGGCGGATTTTGCCCTGGAGCAAGGTCGCGATGTAATGGCGGTGCCAGGTAATGTGGTCAATCCATTGAGCCGGGGGCCACACCGCCTGATCAAGCAAGGGGCCAGACTGGTTGAAGGAGCCGGTGATATCCTTGATGAACTTGGTATGGATAAACTTTTTCCGTTGCCGGATTCCATAGAAGAAGGCGCGGTAAAAATGAGCAAGGAGGAGGAAACGCTTTACCGTTTGCTTTCTTTGGAGCCGGTATCCCTGGATGAATTGATAAGACAATCCGGGCTTGTACCCCAAAAAGCCATAGCGGCTTTAATGTATCTGGAAATAAAGGGTTTAACCAGGCAGCATCCAGGTAAATCTTATACCCGGACGGGCCGGAATATGGTATAA
- the topA gene encoding type I DNA topoisomerase — MSKTLVIVESPAKAKTISKFLGKKYMVKASMGHVRDLPKSQFGVDVSNGFNPKYITIRGKGNTIKDLRAAEKKADQVLIASDPDREGEAIAWHLQNILEIPDDEPCRIEFNEITKQAIQSAVTHPRVVDADLVNAQQARRILDRLVGYNLSPLLWRKVKKGLSAGRVQSVAVRLICDREEEIESFEPEEYWTLTGSFIKTGSAPFEGKLYKYLGKKIDIDSAEKMREVLDSLKGTHYTVTKVTRKEKNRKPAPPFITSTLQQEAYRKLNFTSRKTMMIAQQLYEGLDLGKEGTSGLVTYIRTDSTRVSETARSEAQDYLRKRLGAHYVGKNTPRPAGKGKIQDAHEAIRPTSVNREPDLIKSFLTNDQYKLYKLIWSRFLASQMSQAVFDTTSVDISAGDYMFRATGSVIKFPGFMQVYTESRDDGEKDEEKLLPELSEGESVEARSLTPKQHYTQPPPRYTDATLVKTLEEKGIGRPSTYAPIVETVIKRGYVVRENKQLYPTELGTTVVDLLKKHFLNIIDIEFTAGMEEELDRIEEGTVNWVQVLDKFYTPFNQTLLKADKEIGRVQVADEVTDEICEQCGRNMVIKMGRYGKFLACPGFPECRNTRPLLEPTGVGCPRCEGELVARRSKKGRKFYGCSRYPECDFTIWDQPAKVKCPVCGGLMIEKKGAGKKITLRCINEKCSNKDVANSKVKSRIKKNSENKVENISLQ; from the coding sequence TTGTCAAAAACTTTAGTAATTGTTGAGTCCCCCGCAAAAGCAAAAACAATAAGCAAATTTTTGGGTAAGAAATACATGGTTAAGGCTTCTATGGGGCATGTGCGGGATCTGCCCAAAAGCCAGTTTGGGGTAGACGTATCAAATGGATTTAACCCAAAGTATATAACTATACGCGGCAAAGGCAATACTATTAAGGATTTGCGGGCAGCTGAGAAAAAAGCGGACCAGGTGTTGATTGCCTCCGACCCTGACCGGGAAGGTGAGGCTATTGCCTGGCATCTCCAGAATATCCTCGAAATACCAGACGACGAACCTTGCCGTATTGAATTTAACGAGATAACCAAGCAAGCCATACAGAGTGCTGTGACGCATCCCAGGGTGGTTGACGCCGACCTGGTGAATGCGCAGCAAGCCCGCCGTATTCTTGACAGACTGGTAGGTTATAATTTGAGTCCGCTATTATGGCGAAAAGTCAAAAAAGGTCTTAGCGCAGGCCGGGTTCAATCAGTAGCCGTTAGATTGATATGTGACCGCGAAGAGGAAATAGAATCTTTTGAACCCGAAGAATACTGGACTCTCACGGGTAGTTTTATTAAAACAGGAAGCGCTCCTTTTGAAGGGAAGCTGTATAAATATTTAGGTAAAAAAATTGATATCGATAGCGCGGAGAAGATGCGGGAAGTGTTGGATAGCCTTAAAGGCACGCATTATACCGTGACTAAAGTAACCCGTAAGGAAAAAAACCGCAAGCCCGCGCCGCCTTTTATCACAAGTACTCTTCAGCAAGAGGCATACCGAAAGCTGAATTTTACTTCAAGAAAAACTATGATGATTGCCCAGCAGCTTTACGAGGGGCTTGATCTTGGAAAGGAAGGAACTTCCGGACTGGTGACTTATATTCGCACTGACTCCACCAGAGTGTCGGAAACAGCCCGCAGTGAAGCGCAGGATTATTTGCGCAAAAGGCTTGGGGCGCACTATGTGGGTAAGAATACGCCGAGGCCGGCGGGAAAAGGCAAGATTCAGGATGCCCATGAAGCTATTCGTCCAACGTCGGTTAACAGGGAGCCGGACTTAATAAAAAGTTTCCTGACTAATGATCAGTATAAGCTCTATAAGTTGATCTGGTCCCGTTTTTTAGCCAGCCAGATGAGTCAGGCTGTTTTTGACACAACCAGTGTGGATATAAGCGCTGGTGATTATATGTTCCGGGCTACTGGCTCAGTAATTAAATTTCCGGGATTTATGCAAGTTTATACCGAAAGCAGGGATGACGGTGAGAAAGATGAGGAGAAACTGCTTCCGGAGTTGAGCGAAGGAGAAAGCGTGGAAGCGCGCTCACTAACGCCAAAACAACATTACACCCAGCCGCCGCCTCGTTATACAGACGCGACATTGGTTAAAACTTTAGAAGAAAAAGGAATAGGCAGGCCGAGTACATATGCGCCTATTGTTGAAACAGTTATAAAGCGAGGCTATGTAGTTAGGGAGAATAAACAACTCTACCCGACAGAATTGGGCACAACAGTAGTTGATTTATTAAAGAAACATTTTTTAAACATTATTGACATTGAATTCACCGCGGGTATGGAAGAGGAGCTGGACAGAATTGAAGAGGGTACGGTGAACTGGGTTCAGGTTCTCGACAAGTTTTATACACCGTTTAATCAAACCTTGCTAAAAGCGGATAAAGAGATTGGACGTGTTCAGGTTGCCGATGAAGTCACAGATGAAATCTGTGAACAATGCGGACGCAATATGGTGATCAAAATGGGCCGTTACGGCAAGTTTTTAGCATGTCCGGGTTTTCCGGAATGCCGCAACACAAGACCGCTCTTAGAACCAACCGGTGTCGGTTGCCCGCGTTGTGAGGGGGAACTTGTAGCCAGACGCTCTAAAAAAGGGAGAAAGTTTTACGGTTGCAGCCGCTACCCCGAGTGTGATTTTACAATCTGGGATCAGCCTGCGAAAGTTAAGTGTCCGGTTTGTGGGGGCTTGATGATTGAAAAGAAAGGAGCGGGGAAAAAAATAACCCTGCGCTGCATAAACGAAAAATGCAGCAATAAGGATGTCGCAAATAGTAAAGTGAAGAGCAGAATAAAGAAAAATTCGGAAAATAAAGTTGAAAATATATCATTGCAATAA